The following proteins are co-located in the Methylomonas sp. 11b genome:
- a CDS encoding RNA polymerase sigma factor, with amino-acid sequence MNLDISALYRLHCKELLHHLLRIVKCQETAEDLVQESYLILARTANATAIASPRSFLYRTASNLALDHLRHNKIVERHQEAAPLVEEPQQPGAESAIASQQCRTLLYQTIAELPPRCRDAFILHKIRGLSYREVAGVLDISESAVEKHIVKGLVHCRKQRAQLAIAFLPTPSCRQSEYYRAAS; translated from the coding sequence ATGAACTTGGACATAAGCGCGCTTTATCGCCTGCATTGCAAGGAGCTGTTGCATCACCTGCTGCGCATAGTCAAATGCCAGGAAACCGCAGAAGATCTGGTGCAAGAAAGTTATCTGATTTTGGCCCGCACCGCCAATGCCACGGCAATCGCAAGCCCGCGCAGCTTTTTATATCGGACCGCTAGCAATCTGGCTCTTGATCATCTGCGCCACAATAAAATCGTCGAACGCCATCAGGAAGCGGCTCCGCTCGTGGAAGAACCACAACAGCCCGGCGCAGAAAGCGCAATTGCCAGCCAGCAATGCCGGACCTTGTTGTACCAAACCATCGCCGAACTGCCGCCGCGTTGTCGGGATGCATTTATCCTGCATAAAATTCGCGGTCTTAGTTATCGGGAAGTGGCTGGTGTGCTGGATATTTCCGAAAGCGCAGTGGAAAAGCACATCGTCAAAGGCTTGGTGCACTGTCGAAAGCAGCGTGCGCAACTGGCAATCGCGTTTCTGCCAACCCCAAGTTGTCGGCAATCGGAGTACTACAGAGCAGCCAGCTAA